One window from the genome of Acanthochromis polyacanthus isolate Apoly-LR-REF ecotype Palm Island chromosome 21, KAUST_Apoly_ChrSc, whole genome shotgun sequence encodes:
- the LOC110968127 gene encoding uncharacterized protein LOC110968127 isoform X2 has protein sequence MGKKDCPEGQRWDRLLMACVTDSKETRLRTEQPRVNLTFPSEPPMTAVGQLRATEATTPTESMMALNPFLWIFVVLATLGSILALALWFIIYRRQTRRSSTPEEALPALELLHNTDPPAEFHSERNGQGEMFQRAAETSSLCHHQHLGAQTGTKWEDNFNACRGPAGHAGPEGGGVLSACSTMVEHRIPLPATELGGTALVTTKTV, from the exons ATGGGCAAAAAGGACTGTCCTGAGGGCCAGAGGTGGGACAGACTCCTCATGGCCTGTGTGACCGACAGTAAAGAAACCAGACTACGGACTGAACAACCCAGAG TTAATCTGACATTCCCGTCAGAGCCGCCCATGACCGCCGTTGGCCAGCTCCGAGCAACAGAAGCCACAACCCCGACCGAATCCATGATGGCACTGAATCCATTCCTGTGGATCTTTGTGGTTCTGGCCACACTGGGCTCCATCTTGGCTCTGGCTCTTTGGTTTATCATATACAGACGACAGACCAGACGCAGCAGCACCCCCG AGGAGGCGCTGCCAGCACTGGAGCTTCTTCACAACACAGACCCACCTGCTGAATTCCATTCAGAAAGAAACGGCCAAGGGGAGATgtttcagagagcagcagagaccTCTTCGCTCTGTCATCACCAGCATCTGGGGGCCCAGACTGGCACAAAATGGGAGGACAACTTCAACGCATGCAGAGGCCCTGCAGGACATGCAGGACCGGAGGGGGGTGGAGTTCTGTCAGCATGCAGCACCATGGTGGAGCACAGGATCCCACTTCCTGCCACAGAGCTCGGCGGCACTGCCTTAGTTACCACGAAAACCGTGTAG
- the gucy2ca gene encoding guanylyl cyclase C isoform X2, protein MYSFQALLYLGVLAAVVVGNQMLDDCLSSNRTYTMNVVLLEDTTYGWSLSLVRAAVERAIEQDKLENDKEGLDFTLTANYNGFNTTFYNRQGCASSSCEGVDILKKLHNRGEVGCVMLGPSCTFATYNLIDDEIGLILSIPVISAGSFGLSCDYKPKLTRILPPARKISDFFVYFMQYQETFKIPWNRTYVYKKAVTEDCFWYINALDAGSGNFASAMDREMLHTEDDLITQLQNEKRHSNIFIICGNTDDIVSIKAKAGEIDKEILFILLDVYNPEYYINTTSPTSMNNVLVVTLPKRNNEYGSNSPFNETINDYVAGYYDGTLLFGKVLRERMLSKQQNTQSDDVPLSYNPFGNTSFDGIGGHYELDEYGDRDVNFSVIYTSVNTKQYETLLVFDTSKNKTIEWTLNPALFWENGRLPNDMPENVDGLDMQDVIVIVLSLSVVVVTAIALIFYRQNRKERHIQKKWSHIDPHLISPLDERAVSLKIDDDKRKDSTYFSRRGRYDKKPVILKELKQTDGDFNENQRIELNTLLRIDYYNLTKFYGTVKFEYGVFGVFELCQRGSLRYILNDRISYPDETFMDMEFKISVMYDIAKGMSYLHSSNIDVHGRLKSTNCVVDNRMVVKITDFGCHTILRPGRDVWTAPEHLRKDGVSQKGDVYSYAIIANEIVMRRAPFYTQSCSNTAEKIYRVQYPSATVFRPDLNFEGASEREIELYMLIKNCWDEDPERRPDFKKIELTLAKIFSNLHNQATETYMDNLIRRLQMYSKTLENLVEERTSLYKAERDRADRLNFMLLPGPVVRSLKETGRVEPELFEEVTIYFSDIVGFTTLCHYSTPMEVVDMLNDIYKNFDSILDNHDVYKVETIGDAYMVASGLPKRNGNRHAVDIAHMALDILAFVGTFELQHLPGIPLWIRIGIHSGPCAAGVVGKKMPRYCLFGDTVNTASRMESTGQPLRIHVSQSTINILQRTDCMFKYEQRGETYLKGKGKEMTYWLTGVTGRKYNLSTPPTAENIQRLQQDLAEMIVSRLEKRGEGFEKRKTLSTRVRWQDTSNSLRKDGLPEYFHLAVSDDPSTYL, encoded by the exons ATGTACAGCTTTCAAGCTTTACTTTACCTGGGAGTGCTGGCAGCGGTGGTGGTCGGCAACCAGATGCTGGATGACTGTTTGTCATCGAACCGTACCTACACCATGAACGTTGTACTGCTGGAAGACACCACTTACGGTTGGAGTCTCAGTCTTGTGCGGGCGGCTGTGGAACGTGCAATTGAACAGGATAAACTGGAGAACGATAAAGAAG GTTTAGACTTCACTCTCACGGCTAACTACAATGGGTTCAACACCACTTTCTACAACCGTCAGGGCTGTGCGAGCAGCAGCTGTGAAGGTGTGGATATCCTTAAGAAGCTACAT AATAGAGGTGAAGTTGGATGTGTCATGCTTGGGCCTTCCTGCACTTTCGCCACCTATAATTTAATAGA TGATGAAATCGGCTTGATCCTGAGCATTCCTGTCATCTCTGCTGGGAGCTTTGGCCTCTCCTGTGACTACAAGCCCAAACTAACCCGAATTCTGCCTCCGGCGCGGAAGATCTCCGATTTTTTCGTCTACTTTATGCAATACCAAGAGACATTTAAGATTCCCTGGAATAGAACATATGTCTACAAGAAGGCTGTCACTGAGGACTGCTTCTG GTACATCAATGCACTGGATGCAGGCTCTGGAAACTTTGCCTCAGCGATGGATAGAGAGATGCTGCATACAGAGGATGATCTGATTACGCAGCTTCAGAATGAGAAAAGGCACAGCAACA ttttcattATATGTGGGAACACTGATGACATTGTTTCAATCAAGGCGAAGGCTGGCGAGATTGACAAAGAGATCCTGTTTATTCTCCTTGATGTTTACAA TCCTGAGTATTATATAAACACAACATCCCCTACAAGCATGAATAACGTCTTAGTGGTCACTCTGCCAAAGAGGAACAACGAGTACGGATCAAATTCTCCATTCAACGAAACG ATAAATGACTATGTGGCGGGATATTATGATGGAACTCTGCTGTTTGGCAAAGTGCTCAGAGAGAGGATGCTCAGcaagcaacaaaacacacaatccGACGATGTGCCTCTGAGTTACAACCCATTTGGAAACACCTCTTTTGATG GCATAGGAGGACACTATGAGCTTGATGAGTATGGTGACAGAGATGTTAACTTCTCTGTCATTTACACATCAGTCAACACTAAGCAG TATGAGACTCTGTTAGTGTTTGatacatcaaaaaataaaaccatcgAGTGGACGCTAAACCCTGCGCTGTTTTGGGAAAATGGCCGACTGCCCAATGACATGCCAGAAAATGTAGACG GTTTAGATATGCAGGATGTGATTGTGATTGTTCTGAGTCTCAGCGTTGTGGTGGTGACGGCCATCGCTCTCATCTTCTACAG GCAGAACAGGAAAGAACGTCATATACAGAAGAAGTGGTCTCACATTGACCCACACCTGATCAGTCCTCTGGATGAGAGGGCGGTCTCTCTGAAG ATTGATGACGATAAGAGGAAGGACAGTACGTACTTCAGTCGTCGAGGCCGCTACGACAAGAAG cCTGTAATCTTGAAAGAGctgaaacagacagatggagacTTCAATGAGAACCAAAGAATTGAACTAAACACT CTGCTGCGTATCGATTACTACAACCTGACCAAGTTTTATGGCACGGTGAAGTTTGAGTATGGTGTTTTTGGGGTGTTTGAGCTGTGTCAGAGGGGCTCCCTCAGG tacATTCTGAATGACAGGATCTCCTACCCAGACGAAACCTTCATGGACATGGAGTTTAAGATATCAGTCATGTATGACATAGCAAAG GGCATGTCATACCTTCACTCCAGTAACATCGATGTCCACGGTCGCCTCAAGTCCACCAACTGTGTGGTCGACAACCGCATGGTGGTCAAAATCACTGACTTTGGTTGTCACACTATCCTGAGACCAGGCAGAG aTGTGTGGACTGCCCCTGAGCATCTGCGTAAAGACGGGGTATCTCAAAAAGGAGACGTCTACAGCTACGCCATCATTGCCAATGAGATTGTTATGAGGCGAGCCCCGTTCTACACACAGTCGTGCTCTAATACTGCAG AAAAGATCTACAGAGTGCAGTATCCAAGTGCGACGGTCTTCAGACCTGACCTTAACTTTGAGGGTGCATCAGAAAGGGAGATTGAG CTATACATGCTGATAAAGAACTGCTGGGATGAAGACCCAGAACGGAGGCCGGATTTTAAGAAAATAGAGTTAACACTGGCAAAGATTTTCAG TAACCTGCACAACCAAGCCACGGAGACGTACATGGACAACCTCATCCGCCGTCTGCAGATGTACTCCAAGACTCTGGAGAATCTGGTAGAGGAGAGAACGTCCTTGTACAAAGCTGAGCGGGACAGAGCAGATCGCCTCAACTTTATGCTACTTCCTGG CCCAGTGGTGCGTTCCCTGAAGGAGACGGGCAGAGTTGAACCAGAACTGTTTGAGGAGGTGACCATCTATTTCAGCGACATTGTGGGCTTCACCACCCTCTGCCACTACAGCACCCCCATGGAGGTGGTCGACATGCTCAACGACATCTACAAGAACTTTGACAGCATTCTCGATAACCATGACGTCTACAAG GTTGAGACAATAGGAGATGCGTACATGGTTGCATCAGGTTTGCCCAAACGCAACGGCAACAGGCATGCAGTGGACATTGCCCACATGGCCCTGGACATCCTCGCTTTTGTGGGGACTTTTGAGTTGCAGCACCTCCCTGGGATCCCTCTGTGGATTCGTATTGGTATACATTCAG GACCTTGTGCAGCAGGAGTGGTTGGAAAGAAGATGCCTCGCTACTGTCTTTTTGGAGATACAGTCAACACTGCCTCACGCATGGAGTCTACAGGCCAGC CTCTGAGAATTCACGTTAGCCAGTCCACCATCAACATCCTGCAGAGGACTGACTGCATGTTTAAGTACGAACAGAGAGGAGAGACGTACCTGAAG GGTAAAGGCAAAGAGATGACATACTGGTTAACGGGGGTGACTGGGAGAAAATACAACTTGTCAACGCCACCAACAGC GGAGAACATCCAGCGGCTCCAGCAGGACCTGGCAGAGATGATCGTTTCTCGTCTGGAGAAGCGCGGAGAAGGCTTTGAAAAGAGGAAGACCCTGTCCACCAGAGTCCGTTGGCAAGACACCAGCAACAGCCTCCGGAAGGACGGCCTGCCCGAGTACTTCCACCTGGCTGTCAGCGATGACCCCAGCACCTACCTGTGA
- the gucy2ca gene encoding guanylyl cyclase C isoform X1 encodes MLGPSCTFATYNLIDDEIGLILSIPVISAGSFGLSCDYKPKLTRILPPARKISDFFVYFMQYQETFKIPWNRTYVYKKAVTEDCFWYINALDAGSGNFASAMDREMLHTEDDLITQLQNEKRHSNIFIICGNTDDIVSIKAKAGEIDKEILFILLDVYNPEYYINTTSPTSMNNVLVVTLPKRNNEYGSNSPFNETINDYVAGYYDGTLLFGKVLRERMLSKQQNTQSDDVPLSYNPFGNTSFDGIGGHYELDEYGDRDVNFSVIYTSVNTKQYETLLVFDTSKNKTIEWTLNPALFWENGRLPNDMPENVDGLDMQDVIVIVLSLSVVVVTAIALIFYRQNRKERHIQKKWSHIDPHLISPLDERAVSLKIDDDKRKDSTYFSRRGRYDKKPVILKELKQTDGDFNENQRIELNTLLRIDYYNLTKFYGTVKFEYGVFGVFELCQRGSLRYILNDRISYPDETFMDMEFKISVMYDIAKGMSYLHSSNIDVHGRLKSTNCVVDNRMVVKITDFGCHTILRPGRDVWTAPEHLRKDGVSQKGDVYSYAIIANEIVMRRAPFYTQSCSNTAEKIYRVQYPSATVFRPDLNFEGASEREIELYMLIKNCWDEDPERRPDFKKIELTLAKIFSNLHNQATETYMDNLIRRLQMYSKTLENLVEERTSLYKAERDRADRLNFMLLPGPVVRSLKETGRVEPELFEEVTIYFSDIVGFTTLCHYSTPMEVVDMLNDIYKNFDSILDNHDVYKVETIGDAYMVASGLPKRNGNRHAVDIAHMALDILAFVGTFELQHLPGIPLWIRIGIHSGPCAAGVVGKKMPRYCLFGDTVNTASRMESTGQPLRIHVSQSTINILQRTDCMFKYEQRGETYLKGKGKEMTYWLTGVTGRKYNLSTPPTAENIQRLQQDLAEMIVSRLEKRGEGFEKRKTLSTRVRWQDTSNSLRKDGLPEYFHLAVSDDPSTYL; translated from the exons ATGCTTGGGCCTTCCTGCACTTTCGCCACCTATAATTTAATAGA TGATGAAATCGGCTTGATCCTGAGCATTCCTGTCATCTCTGCTGGGAGCTTTGGCCTCTCCTGTGACTACAAGCCCAAACTAACCCGAATTCTGCCTCCGGCGCGGAAGATCTCCGATTTTTTCGTCTACTTTATGCAATACCAAGAGACATTTAAGATTCCCTGGAATAGAACATATGTCTACAAGAAGGCTGTCACTGAGGACTGCTTCTG GTACATCAATGCACTGGATGCAGGCTCTGGAAACTTTGCCTCAGCGATGGATAGAGAGATGCTGCATACAGAGGATGATCTGATTACGCAGCTTCAGAATGAGAAAAGGCACAGCAACA ttttcattATATGTGGGAACACTGATGACATTGTTTCAATCAAGGCGAAGGCTGGCGAGATTGACAAAGAGATCCTGTTTATTCTCCTTGATGTTTACAA TCCTGAGTATTATATAAACACAACATCCCCTACAAGCATGAATAACGTCTTAGTGGTCACTCTGCCAAAGAGGAACAACGAGTACGGATCAAATTCTCCATTCAACGAAACG ATAAATGACTATGTGGCGGGATATTATGATGGAACTCTGCTGTTTGGCAAAGTGCTCAGAGAGAGGATGCTCAGcaagcaacaaaacacacaatccGACGATGTGCCTCTGAGTTACAACCCATTTGGAAACACCTCTTTTGATG GCATAGGAGGACACTATGAGCTTGATGAGTATGGTGACAGAGATGTTAACTTCTCTGTCATTTACACATCAGTCAACACTAAGCAG TATGAGACTCTGTTAGTGTTTGatacatcaaaaaataaaaccatcgAGTGGACGCTAAACCCTGCGCTGTTTTGGGAAAATGGCCGACTGCCCAATGACATGCCAGAAAATGTAGACG GTTTAGATATGCAGGATGTGATTGTGATTGTTCTGAGTCTCAGCGTTGTGGTGGTGACGGCCATCGCTCTCATCTTCTACAG GCAGAACAGGAAAGAACGTCATATACAGAAGAAGTGGTCTCACATTGACCCACACCTGATCAGTCCTCTGGATGAGAGGGCGGTCTCTCTGAAG ATTGATGACGATAAGAGGAAGGACAGTACGTACTTCAGTCGTCGAGGCCGCTACGACAAGAAG cCTGTAATCTTGAAAGAGctgaaacagacagatggagacTTCAATGAGAACCAAAGAATTGAACTAAACACT CTGCTGCGTATCGATTACTACAACCTGACCAAGTTTTATGGCACGGTGAAGTTTGAGTATGGTGTTTTTGGGGTGTTTGAGCTGTGTCAGAGGGGCTCCCTCAGG tacATTCTGAATGACAGGATCTCCTACCCAGACGAAACCTTCATGGACATGGAGTTTAAGATATCAGTCATGTATGACATAGCAAAG GGCATGTCATACCTTCACTCCAGTAACATCGATGTCCACGGTCGCCTCAAGTCCACCAACTGTGTGGTCGACAACCGCATGGTGGTCAAAATCACTGACTTTGGTTGTCACACTATCCTGAGACCAGGCAGAG aTGTGTGGACTGCCCCTGAGCATCTGCGTAAAGACGGGGTATCTCAAAAAGGAGACGTCTACAGCTACGCCATCATTGCCAATGAGATTGTTATGAGGCGAGCCCCGTTCTACACACAGTCGTGCTCTAATACTGCAG AAAAGATCTACAGAGTGCAGTATCCAAGTGCGACGGTCTTCAGACCTGACCTTAACTTTGAGGGTGCATCAGAAAGGGAGATTGAG CTATACATGCTGATAAAGAACTGCTGGGATGAAGACCCAGAACGGAGGCCGGATTTTAAGAAAATAGAGTTAACACTGGCAAAGATTTTCAG TAACCTGCACAACCAAGCCACGGAGACGTACATGGACAACCTCATCCGCCGTCTGCAGATGTACTCCAAGACTCTGGAGAATCTGGTAGAGGAGAGAACGTCCTTGTACAAAGCTGAGCGGGACAGAGCAGATCGCCTCAACTTTATGCTACTTCCTGG CCCAGTGGTGCGTTCCCTGAAGGAGACGGGCAGAGTTGAACCAGAACTGTTTGAGGAGGTGACCATCTATTTCAGCGACATTGTGGGCTTCACCACCCTCTGCCACTACAGCACCCCCATGGAGGTGGTCGACATGCTCAACGACATCTACAAGAACTTTGACAGCATTCTCGATAACCATGACGTCTACAAG GTTGAGACAATAGGAGATGCGTACATGGTTGCATCAGGTTTGCCCAAACGCAACGGCAACAGGCATGCAGTGGACATTGCCCACATGGCCCTGGACATCCTCGCTTTTGTGGGGACTTTTGAGTTGCAGCACCTCCCTGGGATCCCTCTGTGGATTCGTATTGGTATACATTCAG GACCTTGTGCAGCAGGAGTGGTTGGAAAGAAGATGCCTCGCTACTGTCTTTTTGGAGATACAGTCAACACTGCCTCACGCATGGAGTCTACAGGCCAGC CTCTGAGAATTCACGTTAGCCAGTCCACCATCAACATCCTGCAGAGGACTGACTGCATGTTTAAGTACGAACAGAGAGGAGAGACGTACCTGAAG GGTAAAGGCAAAGAGATGACATACTGGTTAACGGGGGTGACTGGGAGAAAATACAACTTGTCAACGCCACCAACAGC GGAGAACATCCAGCGGCTCCAGCAGGACCTGGCAGAGATGATCGTTTCTCGTCTGGAGAAGCGCGGAGAAGGCTTTGAAAAGAGGAAGACCCTGTCCACCAGAGTCCGTTGGCAAGACACCAGCAACAGCCTCCGGAAGGACGGCCTGCCCGAGTACTTCCACCTGGCTGTCAGCGATGACCCCAGCACCTACCTGTGA
- the LOC110968127 gene encoding uncharacterized protein LOC110968127 isoform X3: MGKKDCPEGQRWDRLLMACVTDSKETRLRTEQPREPPMTAVGQLRATEATTPTESMMALNPFLWIFVVLATLGSILALALWFIIYRRQTRRSSTPAEEALPALELLHNTDPPAEFHSERNGQGEMFQRAAETSSLCHHQHLGAQTGTKWEDNFNACRGPAGHAGPEGGGVLSACSTMVEHRIPLPATELGGTALVTTKTV; this comes from the exons ATGGGCAAAAAGGACTGTCCTGAGGGCCAGAGGTGGGACAGACTCCTCATGGCCTGTGTGACCGACAGTAAAGAAACCAGACTACGGACTGAACAACCCAGAG AGCCGCCCATGACCGCCGTTGGCCAGCTCCGAGCAACAGAAGCCACAACCCCGACCGAATCCATGATGGCACTGAATCCATTCCTGTGGATCTTTGTGGTTCTGGCCACACTGGGCTCCATCTTGGCTCTGGCTCTTTGGTTTATCATATACAGACGACAGACCAGACGCAGCAGCACCCCCG CAGAGGAGGCGCTGCCAGCACTGGAGCTTCTTCACAACACAGACCCACCTGCTGAATTCCATTCAGAAAGAAACGGCCAAGGGGAGATgtttcagagagcagcagagaccTCTTCGCTCTGTCATCACCAGCATCTGGGGGCCCAGACTGGCACAAAATGGGAGGACAACTTCAACGCATGCAGAGGCCCTGCAGGACATGCAGGACCGGAGGGGGGTGGAGTTCTGTCAGCATGCAGCACCATGGTGGAGCACAGGATCCCACTTCCTGCCACAGAGCTCGGCGGCACTGCCTTAGTTACCACGAAAACCGTGTAG
- the LOC110968127 gene encoding uncharacterized protein LOC110968127 isoform X1 codes for MGKKDCPEGQRWDRLLMACVTDSKETRLRTEQPRVNLTFPSEPPMTAVGQLRATEATTPTESMMALNPFLWIFVVLATLGSILALALWFIIYRRQTRRSSTPAEEALPALELLHNTDPPAEFHSERNGQGEMFQRAAETSSLCHHQHLGAQTGTKWEDNFNACRGPAGHAGPEGGGVLSACSTMVEHRIPLPATELGGTALVTTKTV; via the exons ATGGGCAAAAAGGACTGTCCTGAGGGCCAGAGGTGGGACAGACTCCTCATGGCCTGTGTGACCGACAGTAAAGAAACCAGACTACGGACTGAACAACCCAGAG TTAATCTGACATTCCCGTCAGAGCCGCCCATGACCGCCGTTGGCCAGCTCCGAGCAACAGAAGCCACAACCCCGACCGAATCCATGATGGCACTGAATCCATTCCTGTGGATCTTTGTGGTTCTGGCCACACTGGGCTCCATCTTGGCTCTGGCTCTTTGGTTTATCATATACAGACGACAGACCAGACGCAGCAGCACCCCCG CAGAGGAGGCGCTGCCAGCACTGGAGCTTCTTCACAACACAGACCCACCTGCTGAATTCCATTCAGAAAGAAACGGCCAAGGGGAGATgtttcagagagcagcagagaccTCTTCGCTCTGTCATCACCAGCATCTGGGGGCCCAGACTGGCACAAAATGGGAGGACAACTTCAACGCATGCAGAGGCCCTGCAGGACATGCAGGACCGGAGGGGGGTGGAGTTCTGTCAGCATGCAGCACCATGGTGGAGCACAGGATCCCACTTCCTGCCACAGAGCTCGGCGGCACTGCCTTAGTTACCACGAAAACCGTGTAG